A region from the Nocardioides coralli genome encodes:
- a CDS encoding [protein-PII] uridylyltransferase produces the protein MGQPGGDGDPRPHRRAGRRRPLGGDSATPVTDVETRAERTAAADTLCVAAFEKVEAPVTGVALVAVGGYGRGELAPCSDLDVVLVHDDDVRLGGWAGELWYPIWDSGTRLDHAVRALPQMTAAAGTDLKVALGLLDTRHLAGDPNLTLRLRTTMLTQWRRDARRRLPELREMVRARHEQVGELAHLSVPDLKEAAGGLRDATILRALVASWLVDVPHPQLRAGHRSLLDVRDRLHALAGRATDRIAPEHWPGLAHSLGLEEAATQQHVREVGRRLTHLSRLTWRRVEAVQGRRTPVGVRRPELTSIAPGVALSAGEVVLDRGADPAADPLLLLRAAAEAAERDVVLAPPTAARLVRECAPIPEPWPRAARQLLVRLLAAGPGLLAVWETLDETGALPRLLPEWERIRLLPHASEIHRFTVDRHVVETCIEASALIRDVARPDVLMVAALLHDIGKGGPHEHCAAGEPIARDVAARIGLGREEVETVATLVRWHLLLAETATTRDPDDPATLDHLVRRIPDVTTARLLLALTEADARATAPKAWSSWRAGLVTDLARRLIARLDEDEGTGPPALGTALPATAPASPEFVVESGGDDCRVTVVAADRVGLLADVAAVLTLQRLPVRTVRAWTEGDVAASVWSLDGDVPDVAVLRQRYDALTAARLGVPARARPVAPRDLEPRVALRPDASREATVLEVRAADRTGVLQLTLETLADLDIWVRSAHADTLGPQAVDVFYLQESGAGALSDTRAAAAAHAVRDALSPPAPAHRG, from the coding sequence GTGGGTCAGCCCGGTGGAGACGGTGACCCGCGTCCGCACCGGCGAGCAGGACGACGCCGCCCTCTAGGTGGTGACTCCGCCACCCCCGTGACCGACGTGGAGACCAGAGCCGAACGGACCGCCGCCGCGGACACCCTGTGCGTGGCAGCGTTCGAGAAGGTCGAGGCTCCGGTCACGGGGGTGGCGCTCGTCGCGGTCGGGGGCTACGGCCGCGGCGAGCTGGCGCCGTGCTCCGACCTCGACGTCGTCCTCGTCCACGACGACGATGTGCGGCTGGGCGGGTGGGCCGGGGAGCTGTGGTACCCGATCTGGGACAGCGGCACCCGGCTCGACCACGCCGTGCGTGCCCTGCCGCAGATGACCGCCGCGGCCGGGACCGACCTCAAGGTCGCCCTGGGCCTGCTCGACACCCGGCACCTGGCCGGCGACCCCAACCTGACGTTGCGGCTGCGCACGACCATGCTGACCCAGTGGCGCCGGGACGCCCGACGCCGGCTGCCGGAGCTCCGCGAGATGGTGCGCGCGCGCCACGAGCAGGTGGGGGAGCTGGCGCACCTGTCGGTGCCGGACCTCAAGGAGGCCGCCGGCGGCCTCCGCGACGCGACCATCCTGCGGGCCCTCGTCGCGTCCTGGCTGGTCGACGTCCCCCACCCCCAGCTGAGAGCCGGTCATCGCTCCCTCCTGGATGTCCGCGACCGGCTCCACGCCCTGGCGGGCCGCGCCACCGACCGGATCGCACCCGAGCACTGGCCCGGGCTGGCCCACTCCCTCGGCCTGGAGGAAGCGGCCACGCAGCAGCACGTGCGCGAGGTCGGTCGGCGTCTCACCCACCTGTCCCGGTTGACGTGGCGGCGGGTCGAGGCCGTGCAGGGCCGCCGCACGCCGGTCGGCGTACGTCGCCCGGAGCTGACCTCGATCGCACCCGGCGTCGCCCTCTCCGCGGGAGAGGTCGTGCTGGACCGGGGTGCTGATCCCGCGGCGGACCCGCTGCTCCTGCTCCGGGCGGCAGCCGAGGCCGCGGAGCGCGACGTGGTGCTCGCGCCGCCCACCGCCGCCCGCCTGGTGCGCGAGTGCGCTCCGATCCCCGAACCATGGCCGCGCGCCGCCCGGCAGCTGCTGGTGCGGCTGCTCGCGGCGGGTCCCGGCCTGCTCGCGGTGTGGGAGACCCTCGACGAGACCGGAGCCCTGCCACGTCTGCTGCCGGAGTGGGAGCGGATCCGGTTGCTGCCGCACGCCTCGGAGATCCACCGGTTCACCGTCGACCGGCACGTGGTGGAGACCTGCATCGAGGCCTCGGCACTGATCCGTGACGTCGCGCGCCCCGACGTCCTCATGGTGGCCGCGCTGCTGCACGACATCGGCAAGGGCGGCCCGCACGAGCACTGCGCGGCGGGGGAGCCGATCGCCCGCGACGTCGCGGCGCGGATCGGCCTCGGTCGCGAGGAGGTCGAGACGGTGGCGACGCTCGTGCGCTGGCACCTGCTGCTCGCCGAGACCGCGACCACCCGCGACCCCGACGACCCCGCCACCCTGGACCACCTGGTGCGACGGATCCCCGACGTCACCACGGCCCGCCTGCTGCTCGCGCTCACCGAGGCCGACGCCCGGGCCACCGCGCCGAAAGCCTGGTCGAGCTGGCGCGCGGGCCTCGTCACCGATCTCGCCCGGCGGCTCATCGCCCGGCTGGACGAGGATGAGGGAACGGGGCCACCGGCGCTCGGGACCGCGCTGCCCGCCACGGCCCCGGCATCGCCGGAGTTCGTGGTGGAGAGCGGCGGCGACGACTGCCGGGTCACCGTCGTCGCCGCCGACCGGGTCGGGCTGCTGGCCGACGTCGCCGCCGTGCTCACCCTGCAGCGGCTCCCCGTGCGCACCGTCCGGGCGTGGACCGAGGGTGACGTCGCCGCGTCTGTCTGGTCGCTGGACGGTGACGTGCCGGACGTCGCCGTGCTGCGACAGCGGTACGACGCCCTGACGGCCGCTCGGCTCGGCGTACCCGCCCGCGCGCGACCCGTGGCGCCACGTGACCTCGAACCCAGGGTGGCGCTGCGGCCGGACGCCTCCCGAGAGGCGACGGTGCTCGAGGTGCGGGCCGCTGACCGGACCGGAGTGCTGCAGCTGACCCTGGAGACCCTCGCCGACCTCGACATCTGGGTGCGCTCCGCCCACGCCGACACGCTCGGCCCGCAGGCGGTGGACGTGTTCTACCTCCAGGAGTCGGGGGCGGGCGCCCTCTCCGACACCCGGGCCGCCGCTGCCGCCCACGCGGTGCGCGACGCGCTCAGCCCCCCGGCGCCTGCCCACCGCGGATGA
- a CDS encoding P-II family nitrogen regulator produces MKLITAVIKPHKWEDVREALETFGVTGMTVSEVSGYGRQKGHTEVYRGAEYDVALVPKIRIEIVVADADAGDIVGIIVKTAATGRIGDGKVWVSPVETVTRVRTGEQDDAAL; encoded by the coding sequence ATGAAGCTGATCACCGCGGTCATCAAGCCGCACAAGTGGGAGGACGTCCGCGAGGCGCTGGAGACCTTCGGCGTGACCGGCATGACGGTCAGCGAGGTCAGCGGCTACGGACGCCAGAAGGGCCACACCGAGGTCTACCGGGGTGCGGAGTACGACGTCGCCCTGGTGCCGAAGATCCGGATCGAGATCGTGGTCGCTGACGCCGACGCCGGCGACATCGTCGGGATCATCGTGAAGACCGCGGCCACGGGCCGCATCGGCGACGGCAAGGTGTGGGTCAGCCCGGTGGAGACGGTGACCCGCGTCCGCACCGGCGAGCAGGACGACGCCGCCCTCTAG
- a CDS encoding ammonium transporter: protein MEHGYHAFMLVAASLVILMTAPGLALFYGGMSRSKSVLNMMMMSFGALGVTGIVYVLWGWSMSFGESDIAMLVNNPFETFGLSGLEGADYIGVGFQLTFAVITAALISGAVADRLKFSAWMLFVPLWLTLSYFPIAHMVWGGGFLGTAENGIAGLLFDGDPAPIDYAGGTVVHINAGVAGLVLALMLGKRLGFGKEPMRPHNLTLTMLGAGLLWFGWYGFNVGSIVFPGESADADAALFLSETSTVWLNTTVATCAAILGWLLVEKLRDGKATSLGAASGVVAGLVAITPACGALSPLGSIVLGLVAGGLCAMAVGLKYRLGYDDALDVVGVHLVGGLVGTVGAGFLATGTGLFYGGGVAQLVVQVLVALGAMLWAAAATFVVALVVKALIGLRVDEEQEVEGIDLVEHGESAYDLTGSGGSRRGSTLPGAAVASSDTEKEGANA from the coding sequence ATGGAACACGGCTACCACGCGTTCATGCTGGTGGCGGCGTCGCTCGTCATCCTGATGACCGCGCCCGGCCTCGCGCTCTTCTACGGCGGCATGAGCCGCTCCAAGAGCGTGCTCAACATGATGATGATGTCCTTCGGTGCGCTGGGCGTCACCGGCATCGTCTACGTGCTGTGGGGCTGGTCGATGTCCTTCGGCGAGTCCGACATCGCCATGCTCGTCAACAACCCCTTCGAGACCTTCGGCCTGTCCGGCCTCGAGGGCGCCGACTACATCGGCGTCGGTTTCCAGCTCACCTTCGCCGTCATCACCGCGGCCCTGATCAGCGGAGCGGTGGCCGACCGGCTCAAGTTCTCGGCCTGGATGCTGTTCGTGCCCCTGTGGCTGACCCTGTCCTACTTCCCGATCGCCCACATGGTGTGGGGTGGCGGGTTCCTCGGCACGGCGGAGAACGGCATCGCGGGGCTGCTCTTCGACGGTGACCCCGCGCCGATCGACTACGCCGGCGGCACGGTCGTCCACATCAACGCCGGCGTCGCCGGGCTGGTGCTGGCGCTCATGCTCGGCAAGCGCCTCGGTTTCGGGAAGGAGCCGATGCGTCCCCACAACCTGACCCTGACCATGCTCGGTGCCGGTCTGCTGTGGTTCGGCTGGTACGGCTTCAACGTCGGCTCGATCGTCTTCCCGGGTGAGAGCGCTGACGCGGACGCCGCGCTGTTCCTCAGCGAGACCAGCACGGTGTGGCTCAACACCACCGTGGCAACCTGTGCCGCGATCCTCGGCTGGCTCCTGGTGGAGAAGCTGCGGGACGGCAAGGCGACCTCGCTGGGCGCCGCCTCCGGTGTCGTGGCCGGCCTGGTGGCCATCACGCCTGCCTGCGGCGCGCTCTCACCCCTCGGCTCGATCGTCCTCGGCCTCGTGGCCGGCGGCCTGTGCGCGATGGCGGTCGGCCTGAAGTACCGCCTCGGCTACGACGACGCGCTCGACGTGGTCGGCGTCCACCTCGTGGGTGGCCTGGTCGGGACAGTCGGGGCCGGCTTCCTGGCGACGGGCACCGGCCTGTTCTACGGGGGCGGCGTCGCCCAGCTCGTGGTCCAGGTCCTGGTCGCCCTGGGCGCCATGCTGTGGGCAGCCGCGGCGACGTTCGTCGTGGCGCTGGTCGTCAAGGCACTCATCGGGCTGCGGGTCGACGAGGAGCAAGAGGTCGAGGGCATCGACCTCGTCGAGCACGGCGAGTCGGCCTACGACCTGACCGGCTCGGGCGGCTCCCGGCGCGGATCCACGCTCCCGGGCGCAGCCGTTGCCAGCAGCGACACCGAGAAGGAAGGTGCGAACGCATGA
- the ftsY gene encoding signal recognition particle-docking protein FtsY translates to MGELLYLIVAIAVLGVLLVVGLLARTRRGRPVPPRAGTDVVTTPPPTEAEVEAPSEAAPPAEAQAPTLEKPEGTASRMQRLRARLAGSQGGFGKGLLALLSRDRLDEDTWESIEDTLLTADVGVAPTQQVVENLRTRLRVEGDGAADPRSVLREELVGLVDPTMDRRLQISGADGKPGVVLVVGVNGSGKTTTVGKIARILVAEDKTVVLGAADTFRAAAVDQLATWGERVGVEVVRGPEGGDPASVAFEAVRSGVERVADTVIVDTAGRLQNKAGLMDELGKVKRVIEKQAPVTEVLLVLDATTGQNGLIQARVFSEVVNVTGIVLTKLDGSAKGGIVVAVQRELGVPVKLVGLGEGPDDLAPFDPGAFVDAMLGS, encoded by the coding sequence ATGGGTGAGCTGCTCTACCTGATCGTCGCGATCGCGGTCCTCGGCGTCCTCCTCGTCGTCGGCCTGCTGGCGCGGACGCGTCGGGGCCGACCGGTGCCACCGCGCGCCGGCACCGACGTCGTCACCACGCCACCTCCCACCGAGGCCGAGGTCGAGGCGCCCTCCGAGGCCGCCCCGCCCGCCGAGGCGCAGGCCCCCACGCTCGAGAAGCCCGAGGGCACCGCCTCGCGCATGCAGCGGCTCCGCGCCCGCCTCGCGGGCAGCCAGGGCGGCTTCGGCAAGGGACTGCTGGCGCTGCTGTCGCGTGACCGCCTCGACGAGGACACGTGGGAGTCGATCGAGGACACCCTGCTCACCGCAGACGTGGGGGTCGCGCCCACCCAGCAGGTCGTCGAGAACCTCCGGACCCGCCTCCGCGTCGAGGGCGACGGAGCGGCCGACCCTCGATCGGTGCTCCGCGAGGAGCTGGTCGGCCTGGTCGACCCCACGATGGACCGGCGGCTCCAGATCAGCGGCGCGGACGGCAAGCCCGGCGTCGTGCTCGTCGTGGGCGTCAACGGGTCGGGCAAGACCACGACGGTCGGCAAGATCGCCCGGATCCTGGTCGCCGAGGACAAGACGGTCGTGCTCGGCGCTGCCGACACCTTCCGGGCTGCCGCCGTCGACCAGCTCGCCACCTGGGGAGAGCGGGTCGGCGTCGAGGTCGTCCGCGGCCCCGAGGGGGGAGACCCCGCCTCGGTGGCTTTCGAGGCCGTGCGCTCCGGTGTGGAGCGAGTGGCCGACACGGTCATCGTCGACACCGCGGGCCGCCTCCAGAACAAGGCCGGGCTCATGGACGAGCTCGGCAAGGTGAAGCGGGTCATCGAGAAGCAGGCCCCGGTGACCGAGGTGCTGCTGGTCCTCGACGCCACGACAGGTCAGAACGGGTTGATCCAGGCGCGCGTCTTCTCCGAGGTCGTCAACGTGACCGGGATCGTGCTGACCAAGCTCGACGGGTCGGCCAAGGGCGGCATCGTCGTCGCCGTCCAGCGCGAGCTCGGCGTACCCGTCAAGCTGGTCGGCCTCGGGGAGGGGCCGGACGACCTGGCGCCGTTCGACCCCGGGGCGTTCGTCGACGCCATGCTCGGCTCCTGA
- a CDS encoding acyl-CoA thioesterase: MPQHRPTRADYVHWQQATTRWADIDVYGHMNNARYFELIDTVVNNHLAAATGVDIRELPAIGVVAEVGCRYFAEVGYPDPVDLGVVVDRVGRSSVVYRVGLFQGGEEAAAEGRFVHVYVDNDDPARPVVPMPEQIRDAVTPLLRA; the protein is encoded by the coding sequence ATGCCGCAGCACCGCCCCACCCGCGCCGACTACGTCCACTGGCAGCAGGCCACGACCCGGTGGGCCGACATCGACGTCTACGGCCACATGAACAACGCTCGCTACTTCGAGCTCATCGACACCGTCGTCAACAACCACCTCGCGGCGGCGACGGGCGTCGACATCCGGGAGCTTCCGGCGATCGGCGTCGTCGCGGAGGTCGGGTGCCGCTACTTCGCCGAGGTGGGCTACCCCGACCCCGTCGACCTGGGGGTGGTCGTCGACCGGGTCGGCCGGTCGTCGGTGGTCTACCGCGTGGGGCTCTTCCAGGGCGGTGAGGAGGCGGCGGCCGAGGGGCGCTTCGTCCACGTGTACGTCGACAACGACGACCCCGCCCGCCCGGTCGTGCCGATGCCCGAGCAGATCCGGGACGCGGTCACCCCGCTGCTGCGCGCCTGA